From the Streptomyces nigrescens genome, one window contains:
- a CDS encoding aldehyde dehydrogenase family protein, producing MPIPTDAAPTAFWLAGREATGEATFDVTSPWDGRLVGTVSVPTEAQVEEAIAASVAVQDELAATPAHVRAAALDHVHRRLVERTEEIARLISAENGKPMKWARGEVGRAVSVFRFAAEEARRFNGGEAQRLDTDAGGAGRLALTRRFPRGTVLGIAPFNFPLNLCAHKIAPAIAAGAPILLKPAPATPLSGLILGELLAETDLPAGSWSILPVPNDRMPALVQDERLPVVSFTGSEKVGYAILDSVPRKHCTLELGGNGAAVVLPDFSSEADLDWAAQRIATFSNYQGGQSCISVQRVIADASVYDRLVPKIVAAVEAQVTGDPSDDATEVGPLVDENAAKRVESWVDEAVERGAKLLAGGKRDGASYAPTVLADVPADATLACEEVFGPVLTLKKVDGEAEAFAAVNDSKFGLQAGVFTHDVQTAFRAHRALEVGGVIIGDVPSYRADQMPYGGVKQSGVGREGVRFAMDDYTYERVLVLTGLAL from the coding sequence GTGCCGATCCCCACTGATGCAGCCCCCACCGCCTTTTGGCTCGCCGGCCGCGAGGCCACCGGCGAGGCCACCTTCGATGTCACCTCCCCCTGGGACGGACGTCTCGTCGGCACGGTGAGCGTCCCCACCGAGGCCCAGGTCGAGGAGGCCATCGCCGCCTCCGTCGCCGTCCAGGACGAGCTCGCCGCGACCCCCGCGCATGTGCGGGCCGCCGCGCTGGACCATGTGCACCGCCGGCTGGTGGAGCGTACGGAGGAGATCGCCCGGCTGATCTCCGCCGAGAACGGCAAGCCCATGAAGTGGGCGCGCGGTGAGGTCGGCCGGGCCGTCTCCGTGTTCCGCTTCGCCGCCGAGGAGGCACGCCGCTTCAACGGCGGCGAGGCACAGCGCCTGGACACCGACGCCGGCGGCGCCGGCCGGCTGGCGCTGACCCGCCGCTTCCCGCGCGGCACGGTCCTGGGCATCGCCCCGTTCAACTTCCCGCTGAACCTCTGCGCCCACAAGATCGCCCCGGCGATCGCGGCCGGTGCCCCGATCCTCCTCAAGCCCGCCCCGGCCACCCCGCTCTCCGGCCTGATCCTCGGTGAGCTGCTGGCCGAGACCGACCTGCCGGCCGGTTCCTGGTCGATCCTCCCGGTGCCCAACGACCGGATGCCGGCGCTGGTCCAGGACGAGCGGCTGCCGGTGGTCTCCTTCACCGGCTCCGAGAAGGTCGGCTACGCGATCCTGGACTCCGTACCGCGCAAGCACTGCACCCTGGAGCTCGGCGGCAACGGCGCGGCCGTCGTCCTGCCGGACTTCTCCTCCGAGGCGGACCTGGACTGGGCGGCGCAGCGCATCGCCACCTTCTCCAACTACCAGGGCGGCCAGTCCTGCATCTCGGTGCAGCGGGTGATCGCCGACGCCTCCGTCTACGACCGTCTGGTGCCCAAGATCGTGGCGGCCGTCGAGGCGCAGGTCACCGGCGACCCGTCGGACGACGCGACCGAGGTCGGCCCGCTGGTCGACGAGAACGCCGCCAAGCGCGTCGAGTCCTGGGTGGACGAGGCCGTGGAGCGCGGGGCGAAGCTGCTCGCGGGCGGCAAGCGCGACGGCGCCTCCTACGCGCCGACCGTGCTGGCGGATGTGCCCGCCGACGCCACCCTCGCCTGCGAAGAGGTCTTCGGCCCGGTGCTCACGCTCAAGAAGGTCGACGGGGAGGCCGAGGCCTTCGCGGCCGTCAACGACTCCAAGTTCGGCCTGCAGGCGGGGGTGTTCACCCACGACGTGCAGACCGCCTTCCGCGCCCACCGGGCGCTGGAGGTCGGCGGCGTGATCATCGGCGATGTGCCGTCCTACCGCGCCGACCAGATGCCCTACGGCGGCGTCAAGCAGTCCGGTGTGGGCCGCGAGGGCGTGCGCTTCGCGATGGACGACTACACCTACGAGCGGGTGCTGGTCCTCACCGGCCTGGCCCTGTAA
- a CDS encoding PucR family transcriptional regulator, which produces MPHTLASLVNHTALKLTVLAGEERLEAPVRWAHASELIDPVPYMEGGELLLITALKLDAEDAEATRRYVRRVAEAGVVGLGFAVGVNYEGVPQPLVEAAREQGLPLLGVPRRTPFIAISKAVSAAVAADQYRAVTAGFEAQRELTRAALSAEGPAELLARLAAHLDGWAALYDASGAVVAAAPDWAARRAARLSDDVGRLRERPAPASSVVSDTDGDDRVELQSLGTGRRARGVLAVGTGAPLGTAGRYAVHSAVALLTLTTERSRALQDAEQRLGDAVLKMLLAGEPDHARAVAGRLYGGLLDAPFRVVVAEPVAGEEPSSGVAAGAGGVGVLDGLADAMDSAAARTGEAVLAVPDGDRLIVLVADGGAAADACAAYAAETEARAGARPRARGRAGRTEAAHGEGVAVGLSAPTGPIAAANAYRQAEQALSVARRRGRALVEHEDVAAGSVLPLLADDAVRAFADGLLRALREHDATGRGDLVASLRAWLARHGQWDAAAADLGVHRHTLRYRMRRVEEILGRSLDDADVRMELWLALKATSAPQGE; this is translated from the coding sequence ATGCCGCACACCCTGGCTTCCCTGGTCAATCACACCGCGCTCAAGCTGACCGTGCTCGCCGGCGAGGAGCGGCTGGAGGCGCCGGTGCGCTGGGCGCATGCGAGTGAGCTGATCGATCCGGTGCCGTACATGGAGGGCGGGGAGCTGCTGCTGATCACCGCGCTCAAGCTGGACGCGGAGGACGCGGAGGCGACCCGGAGGTATGTGCGGCGGGTCGCGGAGGCCGGGGTCGTCGGGCTGGGCTTCGCGGTCGGGGTCAATTACGAGGGTGTGCCGCAGCCGCTGGTCGAGGCGGCCAGGGAGCAGGGGCTGCCGCTGCTCGGGGTGCCGCGGAGGACGCCGTTCATCGCGATCAGCAAGGCGGTGTCGGCGGCCGTCGCCGCCGACCAGTACCGCGCGGTCACGGCGGGGTTCGAGGCGCAGCGGGAGCTGACCCGGGCGGCGCTCAGCGCCGAGGGGCCGGCCGAGCTGCTGGCCCGGCTCGCGGCCCATCTGGACGGCTGGGCCGCTCTCTACGACGCGTCGGGTGCGGTGGTGGCCGCCGCTCCCGACTGGGCGGCCCGCCGCGCGGCCCGGCTGTCGGACGACGTCGGGCGGCTGCGGGAGCGGCCCGCGCCCGCCAGCTCGGTCGTCAGCGACACAGACGGCGATGACCGGGTCGAGCTGCAGTCGCTGGGCACCGGGCGCCGGGCCCGCGGGGTGCTCGCGGTGGGGACCGGTGCGCCGCTCGGCACGGCCGGGCGCTATGCCGTGCACTCCGCGGTCGCGCTGCTCACCCTGACCACCGAGCGGTCCCGGGCACTGCAGGACGCCGAGCAGCGGCTGGGTGACGCGGTGCTGAAGATGTTGCTCGCGGGGGAGCCGGACCATGCGCGGGCGGTGGCGGGGCGGCTCTACGGCGGGCTGCTGGACGCGCCGTTCCGGGTGGTGGTCGCCGAGCCGGTGGCCGGTGAGGAACCGTCGTCGGGCGTGGCCGCGGGCGCCGGGGGCGTGGGGGTGCTCGACGGGCTCGCCGACGCGATGGACTCGGCGGCCGCGCGGACCGGTGAGGCGGTGCTGGCCGTCCCGGACGGCGACCGGCTGATCGTGCTGGTCGCGGACGGCGGGGCGGCCGCGGACGCCTGTGCCGCGTACGCCGCCGAGACCGAGGCCCGCGCCGGTGCGCGGCCGCGGGCGCGGGGCCGGGCGGGGCGGACGGAGGCGGCCCATGGCGAGGGGGTGGCCGTCGGGCTGTCGGCGCCGACCGGGCCGATCGCCGCCGCGAACGCCTATCGCCAGGCCGAACAGGCGCTGTCGGTGGCGCGGCGGCGCGGCCGTGCGCTGGTCGAGCACGAGGACGTGGCGGCCGGGTCCGTGCTGCCGCTGCTCGCCGACGACGCGGTCCGGGCATTCGCGGACGGGCTGCTGCGGGCGCTGCGCGAGCACGACGCGACCGGGCGCGGTGATCTGGTGGCCTCGCTGCGGGCCTGGCTCGCCCGGCACGGCCAGTGGGACGCGGCCGCCGCCGACCTGGGAGTGCACCGCCACACCCTGCGCTACCGGATGCGGCGGGTGGAGGAGATCCTGGGGCGTTCGCTGGACGACGCGGATGTGCGGATGGAGCTGTGGCTGGCGCTCAAGGCGACCTCGGCGCCCCAGGGGGAGTGA
- a CDS encoding ATP-binding protein, whose translation MDTEGTHDAQHTAPQPSGGAHRPEPTVPRPAAPPAPPTTAPHTPPSPAAPPALPAMPATPPGTAPTGSAAEPPLLGWLRTPRPSAAPGIWTYGHRPRAAEDPDRVPGRQLIIGAVISFLCGWLLWSLLWNGYLGPYWAWPMAVLFPDSWVLGATSGDQLAYAIASRVYYGLWIAGLVVVFGRLGRWAEVARRYVLPAFRRKRAPVPKPEPAADRALWPELRSHGASDAADKLAAEARAGRMNDVDVARIERAWQSVRSGKNSTASFTDTVLRHGAAACAHPSGRRDLSRRAAHHDLLAHQVRIGTAAEHPRNPYQHRGAGSALSPEVLGTSLLAVGPAGSGKTTRIVKPVVESMCLQALAGQCAVIAVGPAGSDLGPDDAFDVVVRVGRPEPECDLDLYGGTTDPDEASGILAEALVGDLAEQLPGGDSRRAATALSQLLGPFRAAHDRFPTVPELRELLDGAPRALAALRTALEDAEAHTLLRELDARVRQSDRPGDVAVLLADRIALLDRPAFAAFFDPTGNTRQVSLRALDHPLRVRIELPERGHAEASRILARLVLAQFTECAVARGDRSLFACLVVDEAAHTITAEALRGLQRLRSANAGAVLTLRSLDEVPDALRGTLLGAVGCRMAFAGVTTWDGARFAEVWGKEWVETRDVTDRQIIAESAAGKAFHMVRQLVTGKAATAKAVTVRTVERERWSASDLANSVPAGHAVLSVTSVAGEHAPPVLIDLRS comes from the coding sequence ATGGACACCGAGGGCACGCACGACGCACAGCACACCGCTCCCCAGCCGTCCGGCGGAGCGCACCGACCCGAACCCACCGTGCCGCGCCCCGCGGCACCGCCCGCCCCACCGACCACGGCGCCGCACACCCCGCCATCACCCGCCGCCCCGCCCGCCCTGCCGGCCATGCCCGCCACCCCGCCGGGCACCGCGCCCACCGGCTCCGCCGCCGAACCGCCGCTGCTGGGCTGGCTGCGCACCCCCCGCCCCTCCGCCGCACCCGGGATCTGGACGTACGGCCACCGGCCCCGGGCGGCAGAGGATCCCGACCGGGTCCCCGGACGGCAGCTGATCATCGGGGCGGTGATTTCGTTCCTGTGCGGGTGGCTGCTGTGGTCGTTGTTGTGGAACGGCTACCTCGGGCCGTACTGGGCCTGGCCCATGGCAGTTCTTTTCCCCGACTCCTGGGTGCTCGGAGCGACCTCCGGCGACCAGCTCGCCTATGCCATTGCCTCCCGCGTCTACTACGGCCTGTGGATCGCCGGCCTGGTGGTCGTCTTCGGCCGCCTCGGCCGGTGGGCGGAGGTGGCACGCCGGTACGTGCTCCCGGCTTTCCGCCGTAAGCGCGCCCCCGTCCCCAAGCCCGAGCCCGCCGCCGACCGGGCACTGTGGCCCGAGCTGCGTTCCCATGGCGCCTCGGATGCTGCCGACAAGCTCGCGGCCGAGGCACGTGCCGGCCGGATGAACGATGTGGACGTGGCCAGGATCGAGCGCGCCTGGCAGTCGGTGCGGTCCGGCAAGAACTCCACCGCCTCCTTCACCGACACCGTGCTCCGGCACGGCGCGGCGGCCTGTGCGCACCCTTCGGGGCGGCGCGATCTGTCCCGCAGGGCCGCCCACCACGATCTGCTCGCCCACCAGGTCCGGATCGGCACCGCCGCCGAACACCCGCGGAATCCGTATCAGCACCGCGGCGCGGGGAGCGCTCTGTCGCCCGAGGTACTGGGCACCTCGCTGCTGGCGGTGGGCCCCGCCGGAAGCGGCAAGACCACCCGCATCGTCAAGCCGGTCGTGGAGTCGATGTGTCTGCAGGCGCTGGCCGGGCAGTGCGCGGTGATCGCCGTCGGCCCGGCGGGGTCGGACCTCGGGCCGGACGACGCATTCGACGTGGTGGTCAGGGTCGGCCGCCCGGAACCGGAGTGTGATCTCGACCTGTACGGCGGCACCACCGACCCCGACGAGGCGTCCGGAATCCTCGCCGAGGCGCTGGTCGGTGACCTTGCCGAGCAGCTGCCCGGCGGTGACAGCCGGCGCGCGGCGACAGCGCTGTCCCAGCTGCTCGGTCCGTTCCGGGCCGCCCACGACCGCTTCCCCACGGTGCCCGAACTACGGGAACTGCTGGACGGCGCGCCCCGGGCGTTGGCCGCACTGCGCACCGCGCTGGAGGATGCCGAGGCCCACACCCTGCTGCGTGAACTGGACGCCCGCGTACGCCAGTCGGACCGCCCCGGTGATGTCGCCGTATTGCTCGCCGACCGCATCGCGCTGCTCGACCGGCCGGCCTTCGCCGCCTTCTTCGACCCCACGGGAAACACCCGTCAGGTCTCCCTGCGGGCCCTCGACCACCCTCTGCGGGTCCGCATCGAACTGCCGGAGCGCGGGCATGCGGAGGCTTCGCGGATTCTCGCCCGGCTGGTTCTTGCGCAGTTCACCGAGTGCGCGGTGGCCCGCGGCGACCGCTCGCTGTTCGCGTGTCTGGTCGTCGACGAGGCCGCGCACACGATCACCGCCGAGGCCCTGCGCGGGCTGCAGCGACTGCGCTCGGCGAATGCCGGCGCGGTATTGACCCTGCGTTCCCTGGACGAGGTCCCCGACGCGCTGCGCGGCACGCTGCTCGGCGCGGTCGGCTGCCGGATGGCGTTCGCGGGCGTCACGACCTGGGACGGTGCGCGGTTCGCCGAGGTGTGGGGCAAGGAGTGGGTGGAGACCCGCGATGTGACCGACCGCCAGATCATCGCGGAGAGCGCCGCGGGGAAGGCGTTCCACATGGTGCGCCAACTGGTCACCGGCAAGGCGGCCACCGCCAAGGCCGTCACCGTCCGTACCGTCGAACGGGAGCGCTGGTCCGCCTCCGACCTGGCCAACTCCGTGCCGGCCGGGCACGCGGTGCTCTCAGTGACATCCGTAGCGGGGGAGCATGCCCCGCCCGTCCTCATCGACCTGCGTTCCTGA
- the gabT gene encoding 4-aminobutyrate--2-oxoglutarate transaminase, whose translation MTELSGGPALPQERRVVTAIPGPKSQELWARKQATVAGGVGAVLPVFVKRAGGGVLEDVDGNSLIDFGSGIAVTSVGNSAEAVVRRATAQLAAFTHTCAMVAPYEPYIEVCEQLAELTPGDHAKKSALFNSGAEAVENAVKIARVHTKRQAVVVFDHGYHGRTNLTMALTSKNMPYKQGFGPFAPEVYRVPVAYPYRWLTGPENCAQEAADQAISQITKQIGAENVAAIIIEPVLGEGGFIEPAKGFLPAIANFAKENGIVFVADEIQSGFCRTGQWFACEDEGIVPDLITTAKGIAGGLPLAAVTGRAEIMDAAHAGGLGGTYGGNPVACAAALGSIETMREQDLNAKARRIGEVMKARLNAIAEKYDIVGEVRGRGAMIAIELVKSGSKEPNPEATAALAKACHQEGLLVLTTGTYGNVLRFLPPLVIGEDLLNEGLDILEGAFAAL comes from the coding sequence ATGACCGAACTGTCCGGAGGCCCCGCCCTCCCCCAGGAGCGTCGCGTCGTCACTGCGATTCCCGGCCCGAAGTCGCAGGAGCTGTGGGCCCGTAAGCAGGCCACGGTGGCCGGTGGCGTCGGCGCCGTGCTGCCCGTCTTCGTCAAGCGCGCGGGCGGTGGCGTCCTGGAGGACGTGGACGGCAACTCCCTGATCGACTTCGGCTCCGGCATCGCGGTGACCTCGGTCGGCAACAGCGCGGAGGCGGTCGTCCGCCGGGCCACCGCGCAGCTGGCGGCCTTCACCCACACCTGCGCCATGGTGGCGCCCTACGAGCCCTACATCGAGGTCTGTGAGCAGCTGGCCGAGCTGACGCCGGGCGACCACGCGAAGAAGTCGGCGCTGTTCAACTCGGGCGCGGAGGCCGTGGAGAACGCGGTCAAGATCGCCCGTGTGCACACCAAGCGCCAGGCGGTCGTCGTCTTCGACCACGGCTACCACGGCCGGACGAACCTGACGATGGCGCTCACCTCCAAGAACATGCCGTACAAGCAGGGCTTCGGACCGTTCGCGCCCGAGGTCTACCGCGTGCCGGTGGCCTACCCCTACCGCTGGCTGACCGGCCCGGAGAACTGCGCGCAGGAGGCCGCGGACCAGGCCATCTCGCAGATCACCAAGCAGATCGGCGCGGAGAACGTCGCGGCGATCATCATCGAGCCGGTGCTCGGTGAGGGCGGCTTCATCGAGCCGGCCAAGGGCTTCCTCCCGGCGATCGCGAACTTCGCGAAGGAGAACGGGATCGTCTTCGTCGCGGACGAGATCCAGTCCGGCTTCTGCCGCACGGGCCAATGGTTCGCGTGTGAGGACGAGGGCATCGTGCCCGACCTGATCACGACCGCCAAGGGCATCGCCGGCGGTCTGCCGCTGGCCGCCGTCACCGGCCGCGCCGAGATCATGGACGCCGCGCACGCGGGCGGCCTGGGCGGCACCTACGGCGGTAACCCGGTGGCCTGCGCCGCGGCGCTGGGCTCGATCGAGACCATGCGCGAGCAGGACCTGAACGCCAAGGCCCGCCGGATCGGCGAGGTCATGAAGGCCCGGCTGAACGCCATCGCCGAGAAGTACGACATCGTCGGCGAGGTCCGCGGCCGTGGCGCGATGATCGCGATCGAGCTGGTCAAGTCCGGCTCCAAGGAGCCCAACCCGGAGGCCACCGCCGCCCTCGCCAAGGCCTGCCACCAGGAGGGCCTGCTGGTGCTGACGACCGGCACGTACGGCAATGTGCTGCGCTTCCTGCCGCCGCTGGTCATCGGTGAGGACCTGCTCAACGAGGGCCTGGACATCCTCGAAGGCGCCTTCGCCGCGCTCTGA